In a single window of the Elaeis guineensis isolate ETL-2024a chromosome 8, EG11, whole genome shotgun sequence genome:
- the LOC105050849 gene encoding LOW QUALITY PROTEIN: protein SMAX1-LIKE 4 (The sequence of the model RefSeq protein was modified relative to this genomic sequence to represent the inferred CDS: inserted 2 bases in 2 codons) gives MRTGACTVQQALTAEAASVLKLSLNLARRRGHAQVTPLHVAATLLSSSSSSSNLLRRACLKAHPHHPASHPLQCRALELCFNVALNRLPTTPPPSSSASLFHSQPSLSNALIAALKRAQAHQRRGCIELQQQQPQQQQQQPLLAIKVELEQLIISILDDPSVSRVMREAGFSSTCVKNNLEEGSSVLAHSSPPFFFESHKEILSQGSLWQSQFLKPPSEINAVYPSSQKEDLRVVLEVMIRKQGRRNNAVVXGDSVSITEGLVAEFMGRVERREVPDELKSARFIKLHLSYVHLRLMSREEVDMKVDDLRRRIFSLASDRVGGGVIIYAGDLRWAVDEETKDGLGFRPVEHMIREMGRLLSELRSSNGNGGGAVTNKVWLLATASYQTYMRCQRRQPSLETQWALQAVVVPSGGLALSLQAQSGLDWRMTKLGQHPLQMLELKTFNSNEEEKKLICCAECASXFEKEASVFKSEKRDTSNGSNHLPIWLQPHKPDSHHEDALPELRRKWNRFCLSLHHGQHNQAHLYPPSFTQGFVGKSCTHASSYPWWSTSLPHNQNKSFVESHSTSLPENAIYGSASFTPQIANGTGSWQERDASNNWPSEVSLNFVKKPANQEVRTTLALGSPLFSDSATSKNQRRGEMADPQELSRLLEENIPWQSGTIPSIIEALHDCRSSEKKGTWLLIEGNDHIGKRRLARIVAEIFCGSSDRLIHINMSTLGRGSSRTDIFTEASKKDQKHAVLVEGIDRAHPNSIKLIAEGIKNGFSRDAFGREAGLANGFYILTTSSSTKFDNADENPDGALKMRLSVEEANTPHDLKRRPERELPDKSKKSRTEESSLDLNLCAQEEEVDQRDNEEDGVPSDLTDETETGDPNLPYELLESMTTRFTMNASPDRFCRLSESLLLKLHQAFEEVVGSEEGTGQLCVDQMAVEELIIASGSFLESLLDKWVRQVFQMSLATVKKSGKVRLGVEGKEGNVWEFGFQGSVLPSRIHVD, from the exons ATGCGCACAGGAGCTTGCACGGTCCAGCAGGCCCTCACAGCAGAGGCTGCCTCAGTTCTCAAGCTCTCCCTCAACTTGGCCAGGAGAAGAGGCCATGCCCAGGTGACCCCTCTCCATGTGGCTGCCACCCTTCTgagttcctcctcctcctcttctaacCTTCTAAGAAGAGCTTGCCTCAAGGCCCACCCCCATCACCCTGCCTCCCACCCACTTCAGTGTAGGGCTCTCGAGCTCTGCTTCAATGTGGCCCTCAACAGGCTCCCTACGACCCCTCCCCCCTCTTCCTCTGCTTCCTTGTTCCACTCACAGCCTTCTCTGTCAAATGCCCTCATTGCTGCCCTCAAGAGGGCTCAGGCTCACCAGAGGAGGGGTTGCATTGAGCTCCAGCAGCAACAGccccagcagcagcagcagcagcctctTTTAGCCATCAAAGTGGAGTTAGAGCAGCTCATCATCTCTATTTTAGATGACCCTAGTGTTAGCAGGGTGATGAGAGAGGCTGGTTTCTCCAGCACCTGTGTCAAGAACAACTTAGAAGAAGGAAGCTCTGTTTTAGCCCACTcctctcctccctttttcttcGAGTCACACAAGGAGATCTTAAGCCAGGGAAGCTTGTGGCAGTCCCAGTTCTTGAAGCCACCTTCCGAGATAAACGCAGTATATCCATCCTCCCAAAAAGAGGACCTGAGGGTGGTTCTGGAGGTGATGATTAGGAAACAGGGGAGGAGGAACAACGCAGTGG GTGGGGACTCTGTTTCCATAACAGAAGGACTCGTAGCTGAGTTTATGGGCAGGGTGGAGAGAAGGGAGGTCCCTGATGAGCTCAAATCCGCACGCTTCATCAAACTCCATCTATCTTACGTTCACCTTAGGCTCATGAGCAGGGAAGAGGTGGACATGAAGGTGGATGACCTAAGGAGAAGGATATTCTCCTTAGCTTCAGATAGAGTTGGTGGGGGTGTGATCATCTATGCAGGGGACTTGAGATGGGCTGTGGATGAGGAAACCAAAGATGGACTGGGCTTCAGGCCAGTGGAGCACATGATAAGAGAGATGGGGAGATTGTTATCAGAGCTTAGGAGCAGCAATGGCAATGGTGGTGGTGCTGTGACCAACAAGGTGTGGCTGTTGGCCACTGCCAGCTACCAGACTTACATGAGGTGCCAGAGGAGGCAGCCATCCCTTGAAACGCAGTGGGCGCTCCAGGCAGTGGTGGTTCCCTCGGGTGGGCTTGCACTGAGCCTCCAAGCACAAAG CGGTCTAGATTGGAGGATGACAAAACTCGGTCAGCATCCTCTCCAAATGCTAGAATTGAAGACTTTTAACTCTAACGAGGAAGAGAAAAAGCTCATATGCTGTGCCGAATGCGCTT AATTTGAGAAGGAAGCATCAGTTTTCAAGTCAGAAAAGAGGGACACTAGCAATGGCTCAAACCACTTGCCAATTTGGCTGCAACCACATAAACCAGACAGTCATCACGAG GATGCATTGCCTGAATTGAGGAGGAAATGGAACAGATTTTGCCTAAGTCTTCATCATGGCCAACATAACCAGGCTCATTTGTATCCACCCTCTTTCACTCAAGGATTCGTTGGAAAGAGCTGCACTCATGCTTCATCATATCCATGGTGGTCTACAAGCTTACCTCACAACCAAAACAAATCCTTCGTCGAGTCGCATTCAACATCCTTGCCCGAAAATGCAATTTATGGAAGTGCCAGCTTTACACCCCAAATTGCAAATGGAACTGGGAGCTGGCAGGAGAGAGATGCCTCAAATAATTGGCCTTCTGAAGTGAGTTTGAATTTTGTGAAGAAGCCAGCAAACCAGGAGGTCAGGACTACTCTGGCTTTGGGCAGCCCTCTGTTCTCAGATTCAGCAACATCGAAAAACCAAAGAAGAGGAGAGATGGCAGACCCACAAGAGTTAAGCCGGCTACTGGAAGAGAACATCCCCTGGCAATCCGGAACCATTCCTTCAATCATCGAAGCACTGCATGATTGCAGATCAAGTGAGAAGAAGGGGACTTGGCTACTGATAGAAGGGAATGATCACATTGGAAAGAGAAGACTAGCAAGGATAGTTGCTGAGATATTTTGTGGATCCAGTGATAGGCTAATCCACATTAACATGAGTACATTGGGCAGAGGTAGCTCACGCACCGATATCTTCACAGAGGCCTCCAAGAAGGACCAAAAACATGCAGTCCTTGTTGAAGGCATCGATCGAGCACACCCCAACAGCATAAAATTGATTGCTGAAGGCATCAAAAATGGATTCTCCAGGGATGCGTTCGGTAGAGAGGCTGGCCTGGCTAATGGTTTCTACATTCTAACAACATCGAGCTCTACCAAGTTCGACAATGCTGATGAGAATCCTGATGGTGCCCTGAAGATGAGGTTGTCGGTTGAAGAAGCCAATACTCCCCATGATCTGAAAAGGAGGCCTGAGAGGGAATTGCCAGACAAATCGAAGAAATCTAGGACAGAGGAGAGCAGCCTTGACCTAAACCTCTGCGCTCAGGAGGAGGAGGTGGACCAGAGGGATAACGAAGAGGATGGTGTTCCCAGTGATCTGACAGACGAGACAGAAACTGGCGATCCGAATCTCCCATATGAGCTTCTTGAATCAATGACAACTCGTTTCACCATGAATGCAAGCCCCGACCGGTTCTGCCGGCTGTCGGAGAGCCTCCTGTTGAAGCTCCACCAGGCATTCGAGGAGGTGGTGGGCAGTGAAGAAGGGACGGGGCAGTTGTGCGTGGATCAGATGGCAGTGGAGGAGCTGATCATCGCCTCTGGTTCATTCCTGGAGAGCTTGTTGGACAAGTGGGTGAGACAGGTTTTTCAAATGAGCTTGGCAACGGTCAAAAAGAGCGGGAAGGTGAGGTTGGGTGTCGAGGGCAAGGAGGGAAACGTGTGGGAGTTCGGTTTTCAGGGTTCTGTCCTCCCCAGCAGAATTCATGTGGATTGA